The Hemibagrus wyckioides isolate EC202008001 linkage group LG12, SWU_Hwy_1.0, whole genome shotgun sequence genome includes a window with the following:
- the tmem64 gene encoding transmembrane protein 64 → MWSLASAALQLLLKSVKHAAGKGHIQLNRWLQRPPDSVDCEKMDLLICSAFEERGGACRADMVAAGGGEPVSPFTSADLRNPCCIATCCFKSALVACVLTAACFFSVTLVRRYLKDALLWVESLDGLMGAMLFIVCLITVSFPCGWGYMVLNVAAGYLYGFVPGVGLVMVGVLIGTSVAHVACRRLLSSWVLSRVGNNEQLSAVIRVVEGGSGLKVVALARLTPIPFGLQNAVFSITDVSLPDYLVASSVGLLPTQLLNSYLGTTLRTIEDVIAEQSISGYFVFSLQIFISIGLMFYVVHRAQLELNAAIAACQMEMKTSHMNGNMSNHGGSTYCSKRTAACGGINIV, encoded by the exons ATGTGGAGTCTAGCTTCGGCAGCGCTGCAGCTTCTGCTCAAATCGGTGAAGCACGCCGCGGGGAAAGGACACATCCAGCTGAACCGGTGGCTGCAGCGGCCGCCGGACTCGGTGGACTGCGAGAAGATGGACCTGCTGATCTGCAGCGCGTTTGAGGAGCGAGGCGGCGCGTGCAGGGCGGACATGGTGGCGGCGGGCGGCGGGGAGCCCGTGTCACCCTTCACTTCGGCGGACTTAAGGAATCCGTGCTGCATCGCGACCTGTTGCTTCAAGAGTGCGCTGGTGGCGTGCGTCCTGACCGCCGCCTGCTTCTTCTCCGTCACGCTCGTGCGCCGGTACCTGAAAGACGCACTGCTCTGGGTGGAGAGCTTGGACGGCCTCATGGGCGCGATGCTGTTCATCGTGTGCCTCATCACAGTGTCGTTCCCCTGCGGCTGGGGCTACATGGTCCTCAACGTGGCTGCGGGATACCTGTACGGCTTCGTGCCCGGAGTGGGCCTGGTGATGGTGGGCGTGCTGATCGGTACCTCGGTGGCGCACGTGGCGTGCAGACGGCTGCTGTCCAGCTGGGTGCTGAGCCGCGTGGGGAACAACGAGCAGCTCAGTGCTGTCATCCGGGTTGTCGAGGGAGGCAGCGGGCTCAAGGTGGTGGCTCTGGCCAGACTAACCCCCATCCCCTTTGGCCTCCAAAATGCTGTGTTTTCG ATCACAGACGTGTCCTTGCCAGACTACCTGGTGGCCTCATCAGTGGGCCTGCTGCCCACCCAGCTCCTCAACTCCTACCTGGGCACCACACTGCGTACTATAGAGGACGTTATAGCCGAGCAGAGCATCAGCGGATACTTTGTGTTCAGTCTGCAA ATCTTTATCAGTATAGGGCTGATGTTTTACGTCGTGCACCGAGCACAGCTGGAGCTGAACGCCGCCATCGCAGCCTGCCAAATGGAGATGAAAACATCACATATGAATGGCAACATGTCGAACCACGGCGGTTCCACGTACTGCAGCAAGCGGACCGCGGCGTGCGGGGGGATTAACATCGTCTGA